The Paenibacillus wynnii DNA window CTTCTGAAGAAGGGTGTGACGCCCTGATAGGTATGGTAAAATAAAAGGAACAATGCACTAGTAAGAATAGAAAGGTGAAGCAGAGACATGCAGATGGGGACGATTTTGGTAGTGGACGATGAACAGCCTATTGCCGATATTTTAAAATTTAATTTGGAAAAAGAGGGCTACGAGGTGATCTGCGCGTTCGATGGGAATAGCGCGGTTGAGCTTGCTCTGTCCAAACGGCCCGACCTAATGCTGCTTGATCTGATGCTGCCGGGTAAGGACGGGATGGATGTATGCCGCGAGGTACGTGCTGCCCATCTGGATATTCCTATTATTATGCTTACTGCTAAGGATGGAGAAATTGATAAGGTGCTGGGACTGGAGCTCGGTGCTGATGACTATGTAACTAAGCCGTTCAGTACGCGGGAGCTGCTTGCCCGGGTAAAAGCACAGATGAGGCGGCAGCATAAGCCATCTCCT harbors:
- the yycF gene encoding response regulator YycF — protein: MQMGTILVVDDEQPIADILKFNLEKEGYEVICAFDGNSAVELALSKRPDLMLLDLMLPGKDGMDVCREVRAAHLDIPIIMLTAKDGEIDKVLGLELGADDYVTKPFSTRELLARVKAQMRRQHKPSPAETQSEPVESKQGTQHFDLFIDTDMYMVYKDGEPLDLTHREYELLYYMIRHAGKVMTREHLLQAVWGFEYFGDVRTVDVTIRRLREKIEENPSKPEYIFTRRGLGYLMHSPKSGGL